The sequence below is a genomic window from Nocardia fluminea.
TCCGTCTCGTGGCGGATTCGGGTCGTCTCCTCCGGTGGTACTTCGACCAGCCGGAGATCGAGGCGATCGTTCTCCAATGCGCTCATGTCGGAGGCCGCTGGTAGGTATCGATCGTGGCCTTGCTGGTGCTCGGGTTCTGCAGCACCAATTCCCACGGGCCGGAGTTGATCTCGAAGTCCTTGCCGAAGCCGAGCCACTTTCCGGCCAGGCGGTTGCCGGTCGGATCGGCGAGCAGCTGGATCGCGCCGTGGTAGCGCGCGCCGTGGTAATACCCCTCCACCGCGGTGCGCTCGGCCCAGGTACCCGTGGCGACGCTGCCGTCCAGGGTGAGATCGAGTTCGATCGTCGAGGGCGAGGAACCGGGCAGGCTGCGCACGGTCACCTGCGTGTTGTGCTGCAACACGACTGCGTAATGCGCCACGGTGAACGATGAATCCCGCCCGCTCGAGTAGTACTCGTACCGCGACAGCCACACCCCGGAAAAGTCGCCGATGGTGCGCGCCGGGTTGACCGCGCCGGGGCTCGGCGGGGGCGCACCGATCGGTGAGTCGACTTCGTGGCTGTGGTCGAGGCTGCCGCCCATGCCGTGACCGGCACGCACCATGCCGAAGCCGAGCGTCTCGATCGGTAGGCCCATGACCCGCTCGAGGGCGCGTGCGTGGCTCGGCCTGGGCTGTGATGTCTCGCCGGACTCCCACCGCTGCACAAGGCGTTTGGTCGCGCTGGTGCAACCGGCTTCGCGCAGCGCGCGGGCGAGGTCGTCTTGACTCATGATCCGGGCCGTACGCGCGGCGCGGAGTGCCGTGTTCGGAGTGGTCCGCATGGTTGCAACGGTAACCCGAATGACGCCGGAATGTCGCCCCCAATAGGTGCCGATTGACGCCGTTGCCGTCGTCGCGCACACACATCGGCGACAGGCAATGTTGGCCGTGCTCCCCGGCGCCGGACGCCGCGAAAACTTCGGCGCTGGGTGAGTATCCAACTTGCGGAGAGAGGTTGCCATGTGGGGGTCGCGATCAGAACAGCCGACCGTGTGGGACATCATGGCGCGATTGGCGCTGGAGGCCGAGCAGGACGGGAAACCGTCGCCGGTGCTCGACCACTCACCGCCGAGTGCGCCGTTCACACGCGAGATGGCCCACCGCGTGCTGCAACTGCACCGATCCTGCGATCGGACGCGATGCGCGCGCAAGGCCGCGGCCTGGGATCTGCTCGTCGAACTCGGCAATGTCGTTCCGCGACCGGCGAACGGTTCGATGTGACCTACCGCGACCGAAGTCCTCGACCTCGACATGGCACAAAAAGCCTCCGACCTCGAGAAAACAGGTCGGAGGCTCGTGGCGGTGGCGGAGGGATTTGAGATCTTCTCACTCCCCTGGCAGGTGAGCCAAACTGCCGCCTACCTGCGAAAACACTTCACTGAGATTCACTACAATCGGCCTGTCTCGTGGTCGAGTGTGGGCAAAATGTGGGCAGCCGGGTCAGTCGATACCCAGCGACGGAGCCGCTGCGACTACCAGCCAGGCACCGCCGGCCGGCATGGGTTGCAGCGCTCATCACCGCAACTGACCATGCCGAGCATGCCCGAGATTGGGCGCCAGGGTGATCAATCCCTAGTTTGGCTCCCCTATTCATCGCCCCAAAGTTCTCCAGGTGACGCGGAAAGCGCAACTACCAGGAAGGCACTGAAGAACTACGTCCAACTGAAAGTGGACCGGGTAGCGCCTAACTAACCGGTCCACCCACCAAGTAGACCCACCCTCTTACGTTGTGTCAATCGTCCTCTCCGCAAGGATCTATCCCCATGCGAATCGCACTCCCGCTCATCGGCCTCGCCACCCTCGGCATCTTCCTGCTCGTCGACAACTGGCACCCGGTCCGGGCCGCCGGCCTACGCTGCAGGCTGGCTCGTAGTCGCCGCCATCCTCATCAAGTTCGCCAGGAGGTAACACAAGTGCCACGGTCAGGACCACGCCGGCCGATGATCGGGCTTCGCATGGCAGACGAACAGGTCGAAGCCCTAGACGAACGCGCTGTCGCTGAAGATCTGCTTACCAAAGCCGGCGAACCGAACCGCTCCGAGCTGCTCAGGATCATGATCGAGTACGCGAAGGAGAACATGCCGGACGGCTGGCGGCCCGACGGCTGGGCCTACATCGGCTGAACACCGTTGTGCCTGGCCGGTAGTCGCCGCGTGGACACGTTAGGGGACCTGCTGCAGGGTCACGCGGTGTTGACGTTCGTCAGCTCGGCGAGGTTGTGGAACCGCTCGATGCTGGCGAACGGGTAGTGCCTGAACCGGACCGCGACACAGCATAGAAAAAGCCGCTGACCTGGAGTTAGCAGGTCAGAGGCTTTGGCGGTGGCGGAGGGATTTGAACCCTCGGAGGGGGGTTACCCCTCACACGCTTTCGAGGCGTGCTCCTTAGGCCGCTCGGACACGCCACCGCCGACTACGGTACCGGAGTGGGTGGGAGATTGTTAAATCGGCTGGTCAGCGTTGGTTTTTGAAGAAGGCGTCGAGGAGGGCTACGCAGTCCGGTTCGAGGATGCCGCCGCGGACCTCGGGGCGGTGGTTGAGGCGGCGGTCGCGGACCACGTCCCAGAGCGAGCCGACGGCACCGGTTTTGGGTTCCCAGGCGCCGAACACGACCTTGCCGATGCGGGCCAGGACCAGGGCGCCCGCGCACATCGTGCACGGTTCGAGGGTCACCGCGAGGGTCGCGCCTTCGAGTCGCCAGCCGTCGCCGTGGACTGCCGCGGCCGCGCGCAAGGCAAGGACTTCGGCGTGCGCGGTGGGGTCGCCGAGGGCTTCTCGTGCGTTGGTGGCGCGGGCCAGTTCGCGGCCTCGCGCGTCGAAGACGACGGCGCCGACCGGCACATCGCGCGGGTCGGCGTCGGCTGCGGCCGCCAGGGCGGCGCGCATCATCTCCTCGTCGGTCACCTCGGCATTTTGTCCAGGGCCGCGGCGAATTCGTCGGCGAAACCGAGGCGCTGGGCGATCATGCCCAGTTGCTCGTCGGGGTAGAGGTCGGTTTCGGCGATGATCACGCTGAGGACCGGCTCGGGGAGACCGAGGTCGGCCAGGACGCCGAGGTCGCCCTCTTCCCACGGTTCGACGTCGTCGAGATCGTCGGGGTCGATGTCGGGAATCTCGACATTGAGCGCGTCGAGGACGTCGGCGGCGATGTCGTAGTCGATCGCCGCGGTGGCGTCCGAGACGAGCAAGCGGGTGCCGCTCGGCGCGGGCCGCAACACGATGAAGAATTCGTCGTCGACGTCGATCAGCCCGAACACCGCACCTGAGCTGCGCAAAGCCTTCAGTTCGGTCTCGGCGGCCGACAGATCGTGCAGGGCATCGGAGCTGAGCGGGCTGACCCGCCATGTGCCTTCTTCGCGGACCACGGCCACTGCGAACCCTTCGACGTCGAAGTCGTCATCCGACGTCGCCCTGTTCGTGCCCGAGCGCTGTGCTGCCATGGACCAAACGGTAGTCTGTCCCACCCCTAATGATGAACTCGTGTGCCAATCTGTTCCGATGAGCATCGACGAGCGTGGGGCTGTTTGCGTCCTCGGGGCCGGCCTGATCGGCGGTTCACTGCTGCGCGCCGCCGTCGCGGCCGGGTACCGGGCGTTCGGCTACAACCGCTCCGAATCCGGCGTTTCCGCGGCGTGTCAGGACGGCTTCGACGTGTCAGGGGACCTGTCCTCGGTGCTGGTCCGAGCTGCCGAGGTGGACGCGCTGCTGGTGGTCGCGGTGCCCATGCCCGCGGTGGAATCCCTGCTCGCCGACATCGCCGCGCTCGCACCCGGATGCCCGCTCACCGATGTGGTGAGCGTGAAGGGGCCGGTGCTGGACGCCGTGCGAAAGCACGGGCTCGAAGCCTTGTACGTGGGCGGACATCCGATGGCGGGGACAGCGGAATCCGGTTGGTCCGCAACTGATTCCGAGCTTTTCCAGGGGGCGGTCTGGGCCGTCGGGGTGGACGAGGGAACGCGGGCACAACCGTGGTCGCGGGTGGCACGGCTCGCGTTGGACTGTGGTTCGGTGGTGGTCCCGGTGCTCGCCGAGGAACACGATCACGCTGTCGCGCGGATCTCGCATCTGCCGCACGTGCTGGCCGAGGCGCTGGCCCAGGCGGGGGCCGCGGGCGGGAAGCTGGCGCTCGGTCTGGCGGCGGGTTCGTTCCGCGACGGAACCCGCGTCGCCGGTACCGCGCCCGACCTCGTGCGTGCCATCTGCGAGCCGAACGCGGCCGCGCTGGAACGGGTGCTCGACGAGGCCATCGAGACACTGGTCACTGCCCGCGAATCCCTGCGTGCGCAGGGCCGGCTCGGCGAACTGGTCGAGACGGGTTTCCGCGGCCGCACCGCCTATGACGACCGCACGACCTGGGACATCACCGGCATCGTTCCCGGCACCGGCGACTGGCTCGGTGAGCTGTACCGCGCAGGTCGCGAGGGTGGGGTACTCCGCGCGCTCTGAGCTCGCGGTATCAGGCGCGTTCGGCCAGGCCCGGGTAGTCGAGGACGAAACCTTCCGGATCGACCGTCAAGGTGGCGCTCGAGACCGGCGAGAGCACGTTGATCCCGTCGGACGCGCTCGAGTAGGTGAGCTCGGCCTCCTGCACCAGCAGGTCGGGTAGTCGCACGTAGACGACCGGAACCTGGACGTCGCCGACCGCGTTCTGCAGGCTGAACCGGCGGATCGGCAGCGTGTTGAAGAACGGGCTCAGCACCACGTCGACATCCAGGGCGCCTCCGAAGGTGGAGCGCACGTGGGTGCCGCCCGCGTCGACGAGCCAGTAGTTCTCCTCGTCGCGCGAGATCGAGGCGTGGCGCTCACCGGCCGCCGTGGTGGTGCGCAGCGACAGCCGTCGCGTCGCGCCCGCTTCGTCGGTGACCAGGTCGTACGACGCGCTGAACGCCGGGTGCTCGTCGCCGGCGCAGCCGATCATCCGGCCCGCCGCCCTGATCCGATTCCCGTTCACCGTGACCCGCACCGATTCCATACGGGTGTTGTCGTGGGCACGCCAGGTGAGCACCGTAGGCCACCGGGAGGCAGGTCTGATCTCGGTGGGGCCGTCGGCCGGGCCCGGGGCTGGGGTCGTCACCTCTCTACGGTAAGCGACACCGGCCCCGGCGCTGCACAACACGGGCGCATCACACCAGCGAATCCCGCCATGCGGCGTGTAATCCCGCGAAGCGCCCCTGGCCCGCGATCAGCTCGGCCGGTGCGCCGTCCTCCACGATGCGGCCGTCGTCGAGCACCAGCACCCGGTCGGCAATGGCCACGGTGGACAGCCGATGGGCGATGATCACGGCCGTGCGGTCGCGCAGCAGGGTCTCCAGCGCGTGCTGCACCAGCCGCTCGCCGGGGATGTCCAGGCTGGAGGTGGCCTCGTCGAGCACGATCACCACCGGATCGGCCAGGAACACCCGCGCGAACGCCACCAGCTGACGCTGACCCGCCGAGAGCCTGCCGCCGCGTGTGCGCACGTCGGTGGCGTAGCCGTCGGGCAGTCCGCCGACGAAGGCGTCCAACCCCACCGCGCGGGCGGCGGCGACCACCTCCGCGTCGGTCGCATCGGGCCTGCCGAGCCGGATGTTGTCGGCGATGGTGCCGGAGAACAGGTACGCCTCCTGCGTGATCATCACGATGTGCCTGCGCAGCTCGACATCGGCCAGGTGGCGCAGATCCACGGCGTCGAGCGTGATGACGCCACCGCTCGGGTCGTAGAACCGGGTGAGCAGTTTCGCCAGCGTCGACTTGCCCGCACCGGTGGCGCCGACCAGTGCCACCACCTGTCCGGCGGGGATCTCCAGGTCGAATTCCGGCAGCACCGACGTGGTGTTGTAGCCGAACCAGACCTTGTCCATGCGCACCGCACCGCTCGCCCGTTCGAGCGCGACCGGACGGTCGGGTTCGGCGACGGCGGGCTCCTCCTCGAGCACGCCGGAGATCTTCTCCAGCGCCGCGGCGGCGGACTGGTAGGAGTTGAACACCTGCGCGAGTTCGTCGAGCGGACCGTAGAACTGGTCGAGGTAGAGCAGGTACGCGGCGAGCACACCGATCGCGAGGTTGCCCTCCATCACCTGCCAGGCGCCGACCAGCAGCACGATCACCGTGGTGAGCTTGCCGATGAAGTTGGAGAGTCCGACGTAGTCGCCCACCCCGCGGACCGCGGTGGTCGTCGCCTTCTGGTACGCCGAATCCTCGACGCCGAGGACCTCCTCGTTGCGGTGTTCGCGCCGGAACGCCTGCACGGCCCGCATGCCGCTCATCGACTCGACGAACTGCACCACCACGCGCGCGATCGCGCCGCGCGTGCGCCGGTAACCCGCGCGCTGACGCCGCTGCGCCCACCGGGTCACCAGCACCAGCGGCACGAACCCGATCAGCACGATCGAGGCGAGCAGCGGGTCGAGCCAGATCAGCAGGGCCGCGATGGTCACCACCGAGATCACCGCGCTCAGCGCCTGATTCAACGCTCCTTCGAGCAGTTCCTGCAGCGCTTCGATGTCACTGGTGAGCCGGGTGACGACCTTGCCCGAGGTGTACTTCTCGTGGAACGACACGCTCAACCGCTGCGTGTGCCGGAACGCGCGCACCCGCAGGTCGAACAGCACCCGCTGACTCAGCGACCCGGAGGCACGCAGGAAGGCGAAGGTGGTGAGCCCCGACAGCACCGTCACCGCGACGAATCCCGCGACGGTCGCGATCATCGGCGTCCAATTACCTTGACGCCCTTCACTGATGCCGTGATCGAGGCCGTAGGCGATGAACAGCGGCAGCGACACCTTGGCCGCGTTGTCGAGCAGGATCAGGACGAAGGTGAGGATCGCCTGCTTGCGGTAGGGCCGCACCAGATCGAGGAGCAATCGCCGGGATCGCCCGGCCAGCACCAGGTTTCCGGTCCCGGTGACCGCGTCGTCCTCTTTCGCGATACCGCGCCAATCGGCCGCGAGATCGGACTTCTCCTCCGGCACAGCCTTTTCCGTTGTCACGGTCTCGGTGCTCATGGTTCACCTCCCATCAGATCGCGGTAGTGGCTGCTCGTGCGCAGCAGCTTCTCGTGGCTGCCCTCGGCGACGATGCGTCCGTCCGCCAGCAGCGCGACGCGGTCGGCCAGCGCGGCGGTGGACGGCCGGTGCGCGACGAGCAGGGTGGTCGCGCCGGACAGCACCGCCCGCAGCTGATCCTGGACGCGCTCTTCGGTTTCCACGTCCAGCGCGGACAGTGGATCGTCGAGGACCATGATCCGGCCGTGCGCCGCGGTATCGCCGGTGAGCACAGCCCTGGCCAGGGCGAGACGCTGGCGCTGTCCGCCCGACAGACTCATGCCCTGCTCACCGATGCGGGTGTCGAGCCCCCACGGCAGCGCGTCGACGAACTCACTCGCCTGCGCGATATCGAGCGCCTGACGCACATCGACGTCGGTGGCACGCGGGTCGCCCAGCGCCACGTTCTCGCGCACACTGGCCGAGAACAGCACCGGTTCCTCGAAGGCCACCGTCACCACCCGGCGCAACTCCGCCAACCGCAGCGTGGCGATGTCGACGCCGTCGATGGTGATCCGGCCGTCGCTGACGTCGTAGAGCCGGGGAATCAGTTCCAGCAGCGCGGTCTTCCCGCTGCCGGTCGCGCCGACGAGCGCGACCGTCTCCCCCGGCCGGATCCGCAGCGAGATCTCCTCCAGCACGGTGTGTTCCGGGCCGTCCCCGGATCGCGGGTAGGCGAAGCGGACCCGGTCGAGGACCAGTTCGCCGTGCAGCGGGTCGGGTAGTCGCGCCGGGTGCGGCGGATCGGCGATGTCGAGCGGGGTGTCGATGATCTCCCAGAAACGATCGGCCGCGGTGCGCGCCTCGAACAGCTCCGAGAGCAGGAAACCGAGCCAGATGATCGGCCACTGGAGGAATGTGGCCAGCGTGATGCTCGCGACGAGCGTGCCCATCGTCATCGACCCGTGCACCACCGCGTAGCCGCCCACCCCGAGCGACACCGCGATCGACACGGTCGGCAAGGTCACCAGCGCCGCCCACAGCGTGGCGTCCAGACGCACCTTCTCCATCTCGGTGCGCTGCAATTCGCGCGAGAGCGCGGTGAACCGCGTCCCGAAGAAACGGCCACGGCCCAGCGCCTTGAGCACCCGCACGCCCTGCGCGGATTCCTGCGCGATGGTGGCCAGGTCGCCGGACTGGTCCTGTGAGCGGCGCGAGGCCACCTCGAACCGGCGGACGAAGCGCACGCAGAACAGCGTCAACGGCAGGGAGGTCACCGTGAAGATCAGTCCCACTTGCCAGTTCATCGCGAACAGGACGATCAGCCCGGTCGGCATGATCACGCTGTTGACGATGAGGAACGGACCGGCGAAGGCGACGAACCGCCGCAGCACCGACAGATCGTCGATGGCGCGCGAGAGCAGCTGACCCGACTGCCACCCGTCGTGGCGGCCGATCGAGAGGGCCTGCAATCGCGTGAAAAGCTTGGCACGCATGGTGATCTCGAACATCGTCGACGGCTTGGACACCAGCCATCGCCTGCCCCACATACCGAACGATTCGAGTGAACCGAGCAGGAAGATCAGCGCGACCGGGGCCAGCAGACCGACGAAATCCCGCCGCGCGATCGGCCCGTCGACCACCCGCGCGATGACGAGCGGAATCACGATCGCGGTGCTGGCGGTGACGATCGCCAGTGCGTTGGCCACCAACAGCGGCACCCGATACGGCCGGAGAAACGGCAGGAATCGCCGCAGCGATCGCATTCCCCCACTCGACCGCGGCGCGGGCCGCTCCGATCTGTCGGCCTCCGATTCGGCGGCCGCCAGCTCTGATGTGACAGACAAAACTCCCCCTTGATGCCCGGTCGGCTGGTCGGTTTTCCGGTACGGACGCCAGGTGATGTTCGCACCGGGGTCCGACAAGTTCGGCCTGTCCAGAGTCCCAGAGCACCCCCGCCCCCGGCCACCGATTTTCCTCGGCGTGCGCCCGCCCGTCTACCCCCGCCGGGCGATGCGTCACCCGTCGTCGGGAAGGATTCGTTCGCGGCCTGTCCCTGTTCAGCGGACCGATACAATTCGCCACAGGCGCGAGGGAACGGAACGCTGAACAGCGGACCACCCGGTGGCCGCTGACCCGAGCGCGCCGGCGCTCCGAAACCACAGGAGTCTTGTTGTCGCGGATGGTCGGGTTGTTCGCCGGGATCGGCGGGCTCGAACTCGGTCTGAGCAGACATGGCTGGTCGTCGGAGCTGCTGTGTGAGATCGATCCCGGTGCCCAGGGTGTCCTCGCGGCGCGGTTCCCGGACACCGATCTGCACGGCGACATCACCCGCCTCCGGTCCCTCCCCGCGCGCACCGAGCTGGTCGCGGCGGGTTTCCCGTGCCAGGACCTCTCCCAGGCCGGGCGCACGGCGGGCATCACCGGCCGCCGATCCGGCCTGGTCGACGAGGTGTTCCGCCTGGTGCGCAGGCAGCGTGGGCCGCGGTGGCTGTTGATCGAGAATGTCCCGTTCATGCTGCAACTGGGCCGGGGCGCGGCCATGCGCCACATCACGGCCGCCCTGGAGGAACTCGGGTACGCCTGGGCCTATCGGGTCGTCGACGGGCGCGCGTTCGGCTTGCCGCAGCGACGGCAGCGCGTGCTGATGCTGGCGTCGCGCACCGAAGATCCCCGCCAGGTGCTGTTCGGCGACGACGCCGGTCCCCGCGACTACGGCGATCCGGACTGCGATCCGTGCGGCTTCTACTGGACCGAGGGCGTGCGCGGCCTCGGCTGGGCGGTGAACGCGGTGCCGACCCTGAAGGGCGGTTCCGGTCTCGGCATCGCCAGTCCGCCCGCGGTCCGGCTGCCCGCGGGCGAGATCGTGACGCCGGGGATCGTCGACGGTGAACGATTACAGGGGTTCGACGCCGACTGGACCGCCCCCGCCCTCGATGTTCCCGGCGTGCGCCACGGTCATCGCTGGAAACTGGTGGGCAACGCGGTGAGCGTGCGGATGGCGAACTGGGTCGGCGAACGCCTGGCCGCGCCGTCGGACCCGCTGACCGTGGGCGAGCCGATCGCCGCCGGTCAGCCGTGGCCCAGCGCGGCGTGGGGTCACGCCGGTGTCGTGCACCGCGTTCCCCTCTCGACCTGGCCGGTCCACGAGCCCTACGAGGACCTGAAGAACTTCCTCACCGAGCCCCGCCTGCTCTCCCCCCGCGCGACGGCGGGATTCCTGCGTCGCACCGAAATGGGAAGTCTGCGCTTCCCGCCCGGATTCCTCGACGATGTGCGGGATCACCTCGACCGCATGGGCGGCTGGGCGGCATGAGCGCGCGGCGCGAAGACAACCCGGAATCCGCGTCGGCGCCACCCGCTACGCGAAGACTCGTGACCGACGCCGCGACCAGCGCGCGCATGTCCAAGCAGCGCCGCGCCGACACCGCTCCCGAGCTGGCATTACGCCGCGAATTACACCGGGCGGGCCTGCGTTATTTCGTCGACCGCCCGCCCATCAAAGGCCAGCGCCGCCGCGCGGATGTGGTGTTTCCACGACTGCGCATCGCGGTCTACGTCGACGGCTGTTTCTGGCATCGCTGCCCTGATCACGCGACCGATCCGAAGAACAACGCGCAGTGGTGGGCCGACAAGCTGGCAGGCAATGTCGCTCGCGATCGGGCCACCGACCTCGCGTTGACAGCGGCGGGCTGGGTGGTGGTCCGGGTCTGGGAGCACGAGGATCCGCATGCTGCGGCGGAGCGGATCACCGCACTGGTGAAACGCTCCGAACCCGGCTGACCCGCGTTATTTCTTCAGCGGCGACGGGGGCTGTGTTCGGCGCGAACCCGCACTCGTGCGCGCGACGCGTCCGCCGTGACGAAGCCGGACACGGCCAGCGCGAGGATCGTGGCGAAACCTGCCAGCGCGATCACGTAGCTCATCGAGGACCTCTCCGTTGGTTACCGACCACCCTGAACGGTGAACCTGACAGCAACCTGTGCGTGTCTGTGACGGTCTCGATGAAACCACGTCCCCGCGCTCGACGCGCCTGTTCCGGGCGGTGGGGCCCGGGCACGCACAATGGTCGGTGTGACCGAATCCGCACGGCACACCCGTGGTTACTCGTGGCTGATCGCGTCCGCGATCGCGATCGCGGGCCTGTGCTACTCGTCCTGGCTGCTGGAATTCGCGCTGCCGATCGACACCGACCCGGTCAACGACTTCCTCAGCGAACTCGATGCCGAGGGCAAGCCCTATCGGGAGGTGTTCGGCACCGCCGACAAGCTGGTCGGCCTGTTGCTGATCCCCGCGGCGCTGGGTGGACTGCTCGTTTTCCGGCGCCGCCGGTTGACCACGATCGGCTGGTCAGCCCTGTTGTGTTTCGGCGCGTCCACCATCGCCGACGCGCTGCTCCCGCTGCACGACTGCGCCGAGGGCGACACCGCGTGCGGCGGCGACCGCGGTCTGTTTCCGCAGCTACACCAACCACACGCGCTCACGAGCACACTGGCTGTCACCTCGATCGCGGTGGCGGCGTTCGCGTTCAGCCTCGCCGCCTACCGCTACCACCGCTGGCGGATTTTGCGGGAATTCGGCGTCGCCGTGCTGGTCCTCGGGTCGGCGGCGACCATCTGGATGATGGTCGCCGACAACCTCACCGGCTCCTACGCACTCGGCATCGCCCAGCGAATCCAGGTCGGCACCATGTCGCTGTGGTTACTCGCGCTGGCCACCGCGGTGCTCGTCGAAGCCCGCGAGTGGACTACTTGACGGTGATCTTCACCGTGTAACCGCCGATTTTCGCGGGCAGCTCGGTGGTGTCGACCGCGAGCACCTCGCCGGTGTCCTGCAGGCCGTTGGGCAGCGTCTTGGGCTTCAGCCCGAACGGAGGCTGCTCACCCTGACTCGCGGCCAGGCCGAAATCGCTGTCGTTGGCGATGTAGATGGTCTTGCCGCCGTCGAGGGTGGCGATGCCCTCGATCTTGTCGTGACCGAAGAACCGTCCCTCCTCGTCGAGTGCGGCGACCAGCGCGGACAGATCCAGGTTGCTCTTCTTCGCGACCGGCGTGACGCCCGCCTTGATGAGTGCGGCAACGCCTTCGGCGGTCGGGGTGACCCCGATCAGGGTCTCCAGCGGCTTGCCGTCGATCAGCAGGCCGCCCTTCTCGGCGTCGTAGGT
It includes:
- a CDS encoding helix-turn-helix domain-containing protein produces the protein MRTTPNTALRAARTARIMSQDDLARALREAGCTSATKRLVQRWESGETSQPRPSHARALERVMGLPIETLGFGMVRAGHGMGGSLDHSHEVDSPIGAPPPSPGAVNPARTIGDFSGVWLSRYEYYSSGRDSSFTVAHYAVVLQHNTQVTVRSLPGSSPSTIELDLTLDGSVATGTWAERTAVEGYYHGARYHGAIQLLADPTGNRLAGKWLGFGKDFEINSGPWELVLQNPSTSKATIDTYQRPPT
- a CDS encoding nucleoside deaminase; the encoded protein is MMRAALAAAADADPRDVPVGAVVFDARGRELARATNAREALGDPTAHAEVLALRAAAAVHGDGWRLEGATLAVTLEPCTMCAGALVLARIGKVVFGAWEPKTGAVGSLWDVVRDRRLNHRPEVRGGILEPDCVALLDAFFKNQR
- a CDS encoding tRNA adenosine deaminase-associated protein, whose translation is MAAQRSGTNRATSDDDFDVEGFAVAVVREEGTWRVSPLSSDALHDLSAAETELKALRSSGAVFGLIDVDDEFFIVLRPAPSGTRLLVSDATAAIDYDIAADVLDALNVEIPDIDPDDLDDVEPWEEGDLGVLADLGLPEPVLSVIIAETDLYPDEQLGMIAQRLGFADEFAAALDKMPR
- a CDS encoding prephenate dehydrogenase — encoded protein: MSIDERGAVCVLGAGLIGGSLLRAAVAAGYRAFGYNRSESGVSAACQDGFDVSGDLSSVLVRAAEVDALLVVAVPMPAVESLLADIAALAPGCPLTDVVSVKGPVLDAVRKHGLEALYVGGHPMAGTAESGWSATDSELFQGAVWAVGVDEGTRAQPWSRVARLALDCGSVVVPVLAEEHDHAVARISHLPHVLAEALAQAGAAGGKLALGLAAGSFRDGTRVAGTAPDLVRAICEPNAAALERVLDEAIETLVTARESLRAQGRLGELVETGFRGRTAYDDRTTWDITGIVPGTGDWLGELYRAGREGGVLRAL
- a CDS encoding putative glycolipid-binding domain-containing protein yields the protein MTTPAPGPADGPTEIRPASRWPTVLTWRAHDNTRMESVRVTVNGNRIRAAGRMIGCAGDEHPAFSASYDLVTDEAGATRRLSLRTTTAAGERHASISRDEENYWLVDAGGTHVRSTFGGALDVDVVLSPFFNTLPIRRFSLQNAVGDVQVPVVYVRLPDLLVQEAELTYSSASDGINVLSPVSSATLTVDPEGFVLDYPGLAERA
- a CDS encoding ABC transporter ATP-binding protein, producing MSTETVTTEKAVPEEKSDLAADWRGIAKEDDAVTGTGNLVLAGRSRRLLLDLVRPYRKQAILTFVLILLDNAAKVSLPLFIAYGLDHGISEGRQGNWTPMIATVAGFVAVTVLSGLTTFAFLRASGSLSQRVLFDLRVRAFRHTQRLSVSFHEKYTSGKVVTRLTSDIEALQELLEGALNQALSAVISVVTIAALLIWLDPLLASIVLIGFVPLVLVTRWAQRRQRAGYRRTRGAIARVVVQFVESMSGMRAVQAFRREHRNEEVLGVEDSAYQKATTTAVRGVGDYVGLSNFIGKLTTVIVLLVGAWQVMEGNLAIGVLAAYLLYLDQFYGPLDELAQVFNSYQSAAAALEKISGVLEEEPAVAEPDRPVALERASGAVRMDKVWFGYNTTSVLPEFDLEIPAGQVVALVGATGAGKSTLAKLLTRFYDPSGGVITLDAVDLRHLADVELRRHIVMITQEAYLFSGTIADNIRLGRPDATDAEVVAAARAVGLDAFVGGLPDGYATDVRTRGGRLSAGQRQLVAFARVFLADPVVIVLDEATSSLDIPGERLVQHALETLLRDRTAVIIAHRLSTVAIADRVLVLDDGRIVEDGAPAELIAGQGRFAGLHAAWRDSLV
- a CDS encoding ABC transporter ATP-binding protein — protein: MRSLRRFLPFLRPYRVPLLVANALAIVTASTAIVIPLVIARVVDGPIARRDFVGLLAPVALIFLLGSLESFGMWGRRWLVSKPSTMFEITMRAKLFTRLQALSIGRHDGWQSGQLLSRAIDDLSVLRRFVAFAGPFLIVNSVIMPTGLIVLFAMNWQVGLIFTVTSLPLTLFCVRFVRRFEVASRRSQDQSGDLATIAQESAQGVRVLKALGRGRFFGTRFTALSRELQRTEMEKVRLDATLWAALVTLPTVSIAVSLGVGGYAVVHGSMTMGTLVASITLATFLQWPIIWLGFLLSELFEARTAADRFWEIIDTPLDIADPPHPARLPDPLHGELVLDRVRFAYPRSGDGPEHTVLEEISLRIRPGETVALVGATGSGKTALLELIPRLYDVSDGRITIDGVDIATLRLAELRRVVTVAFEEPVLFSASVRENVALGDPRATDVDVRQALDIAQASEFVDALPWGLDTRIGEQGMSLSGGQRQRLALARAVLTGDTAAHGRIMVLDDPLSALDVETEERVQDQLRAVLSGATTLLVAHRPSTAALADRVALLADGRIVAEGSHEKLLRTSSHYRDLMGGEP
- a CDS encoding DNA cytosine methyltransferase, which encodes MVGLFAGIGGLELGLSRHGWSSELLCEIDPGAQGVLAARFPDTDLHGDITRLRSLPARTELVAAGFPCQDLSQAGRTAGITGRRSGLVDEVFRLVRRQRGPRWLLIENVPFMLQLGRGAAMRHITAALEELGYAWAYRVVDGRAFGLPQRRQRVLMLASRTEDPRQVLFGDDAGPRDYGDPDCDPCGFYWTEGVRGLGWAVNAVPTLKGGSGLGIASPPAVRLPAGEIVTPGIVDGERLQGFDADWTAPALDVPGVRHGHRWKLVGNAVSVRMANWVGERLAAPSDPLTVGEPIAAGQPWPSAAWGHAGVVHRVPLSTWPVHEPYEDLKNFLTEPRLLSPRATAGFLRRTEMGSLRFPPGFLDDVRDHLDRMGGWAA
- a CDS encoding very short patch repair endonuclease, whose translation is MSARREDNPESASAPPATRRLVTDAATSARMSKQRRADTAPELALRRELHRAGLRYFVDRPPIKGQRRRADVVFPRLRIAVYVDGCFWHRCPDHATDPKNNAQWWADKLAGNVARDRATDLALTAAGWVVVRVWEHEDPHAAAERITALVKRSEPG
- a CDS encoding DUF998 domain-containing protein — encoded protein: MTESARHTRGYSWLIASAIAIAGLCYSSWLLEFALPIDTDPVNDFLSELDAEGKPYREVFGTADKLVGLLLIPAALGGLLVFRRRRLTTIGWSALLCFGASTIADALLPLHDCAEGDTACGGDRGLFPQLHQPHALTSTLAVTSIAVAAFAFSLAAYRYHRWRILREFGVAVLVLGSAATIWMMVADNLTGSYALGIAQRIQVGTMSLWLLALATAVLVEAREWTT